One genomic region from Flagellimonas oceani encodes:
- a CDS encoding glycerophosphodiester phosphodiesterase, with translation MKTSKPMVIGHRGAMGHETENTVASVQKALDLGVDMIEIDVFKIKSGEIVVFHDEKVDRLANGGGNIEEYNIVQLRQLILDGGHKIPMLQDVLKTINDQVVLNIELKGAGTADRVNHIAKYYIESKGWSPENFVISSFNWDELRDMRSLNKDIKIAVLTENDPLQAIEVAKELNAVAINPYFETLTQENTAKIQEEGLKIYTWTVNEPEDIQRMTDFGVDGIITNYPERVK, from the coding sequence ATGAAAACATCAAAACCAATGGTCATAGGACACAGAGGGGCCATGGGCCACGAAACGGAGAACACCGTGGCATCCGTTCAAAAAGCATTGGACCTTGGTGTGGACATGATAGAGATTGACGTGTTCAAAATCAAAAGCGGGGAGATTGTGGTTTTTCATGATGAAAAAGTGGACAGATTGGCCAACGGAGGTGGAAATATTGAAGAATATAACATTGTCCAACTTCGACAGCTCATCTTGGATGGCGGACATAAGATTCCCATGCTTCAAGATGTACTAAAAACAATAAATGATCAAGTTGTCCTGAACATAGAACTAAAAGGTGCAGGGACAGCGGACAGGGTCAACCACATTGCAAAGTACTACATCGAAAGTAAAGGTTGGAGCCCAGAAAATTTTGTGATTTCAAGTTTTAATTGGGATGAACTTAGAGATATGAGGTCCCTTAATAAGGATATAAAAATTGCTGTTCTTACCGAAAATGACCCATTGCAAGCCATAGAAGTAGCAAAAGAATTGAATGCTGTCGCCATTAACCCTTATTTTGAAACACTTACTCAAGAAAACACAGCAAAAATTCAGGAAGAAGGGCTAAAAATATACACGTGGACCGTTAACGAACCCGAGGATATTCAAAGAATGACCGATTTCGGTGTCGATGGCATCATTACCAATTACCCGGAACGTGTTAAGTAA
- a CDS encoding alpha-amylase family protein, which translates to MLGTIGKLLLFLATIILSSCKDEPDQKTIPPSMKKKEVVYQVFARLFGNTNTTNKPWGTLEENGVGKFADFTHTALTEIKELGVTHIWYTGVPHHAVIADYTSYGISNDDPDVVKGRAGSPYAVKDYYNVNPDLAIDPSKRLEEFKELIKRTHKAGLKVIIDIVPNHVARNYEGKTNPEGVVDFGASDDTSREYDVNNNFYYIPGEAFKVPEWQDGYLPLGGDENRLADSKFEEIPAKWTGNGSRLAQPHFNDWYETVKINYGVRPDGTKDFEQLPEAYRQKKYKEHYEFWKDKQLPDSWLKFKDITQYWLDFGVDGFRFDMAEMVPVEFWSYLNSNIKMKSPDAFLLAEVYNPALYRDYIQKGKMDYLYDKVELYDSIKHIMKGYGWTDHIPVVQKGMADIEHHMLHFLENHDEQRIASPDFVGNAQLGRPAMVVSATISTSPTMIYFGQEVGEPAAEDAGFGKPTRTSIFDYIGVPHHQRWLNYKKFDGGQLSDEEKHLRDFYKRLLNFTIKSEALMGDYQEIHFYNKDNTEGYDHRVLSYVRWSKNENLIILSNFDEHKNYSFALKIPEDVIAKWQLKDGKYPLTEELYGTTNANMSIANGRGEIQLDLAPLQSYIFKVGN; encoded by the coding sequence ATGCTGGGGACAATCGGTAAATTGCTTTTATTCTTGGCAACCATCATCCTGTCTTCATGCAAAGACGAACCCGACCAAAAGACCATTCCTCCTTCCATGAAAAAAAAAGAAGTTGTCTATCAGGTTTTTGCCCGACTGTTTGGAAACACCAATACTACCAACAAGCCATGGGGCACCCTCGAAGAAAACGGAGTTGGTAAGTTTGCCGATTTTACCCATACCGCATTGACCGAAATAAAAGAGCTGGGCGTTACCCATATCTGGTATACCGGGGTGCCGCACCATGCCGTAATTGCCGATTATACATCATACGGAATATCCAACGACGACCCCGATGTGGTCAAGGGAAGGGCAGGTTCTCCCTATGCCGTAAAGGACTATTATAATGTAAACCCTGATTTGGCCATAGATCCATCAAAGAGATTGGAGGAGTTCAAAGAATTGATCAAAAGAACCCACAAGGCAGGTTTAAAGGTCATCATTGATATTGTTCCCAATCACGTCGCCAGGAATTATGAGGGAAAGACAAATCCCGAGGGCGTGGTAGATTTCGGAGCCTCCGACGACACATCCAGGGAATATGATGTCAACAACAATTTCTATTACATTCCCGGAGAAGCCTTTAAAGTCCCAGAGTGGCAGGATGGTTACTTGCCGCTTGGAGGTGACGAAAATAGGTTGGCCGATTCAAAGTTTGAAGAAATACCCGCTAAATGGACGGGCAATGGCTCCCGATTGGCCCAGCCCCATTTTAACGATTGGTATGAAACCGTAAAGATCAACTATGGGGTCCGACCCGATGGCACCAAGGATTTTGAGCAACTGCCCGAAGCATACCGTCAAAAAAAATACAAGGAACACTACGAATTTTGGAAGGATAAACAACTGCCCGATTCGTGGCTCAAGTTTAAGGACATCACCCAGTATTGGTTGGATTTTGGTGTAGATGGCTTCCGTTTTGATATGGCCGAAATGGTACCCGTGGAATTTTGGAGCTATCTCAATTCAAACATCAAAATGAAGAGCCCCGATGCCTTTTTGTTGGCCGAGGTATATAATCCGGCATTGTACCGCGATTATATCCAAAAAGGTAAAATGGATTACCTATATGATAAGGTAGAACTCTACGACAGCATCAAACACATTATGAAAGGGTATGGTTGGACGGACCATATCCCCGTTGTGCAAAAAGGGATGGCGGACATAGAGCACCACATGCTCCACTTTTTGGAAAACCATGACGAGCAGCGTATCGCCAGTCCCGATTTTGTGGGCAACGCCCAATTGGGCAGACCCGCAATGGTCGTTTCCGCTACCATAAGCACATCGCCCACCATGATTTATTTTGGACAGGAGGTAGGGGAGCCGGCAGCAGAAGATGCAGGTTTTGGGAAACCCACACGGACTTCCATTTTTGATTACATCGGGGTGCCGCACCACCAAAGATGGCTCAATTACAAGAAGTTCGATGGAGGCCAGTTATCAGATGAAGAAAAACATCTCAGGGATTTTTATAAAAGGCTCCTAAACTTCACTATAAAAAGTGAAGCCTTGATGGGCGATTATCAAGAAATCCATTTTTATAACAAGGATAATACAGAAGGGTACGACCACCGAGTACTTTCCTATGTTCGCTGGAGCAAAAATGAAAACCTCATTATACTATCCAATTTTGATGAACATAAAAACTATTCCTTCGCCCTTAAAATACCTGAAGATGTAATTGCCAAATGGCAACTTAAGGACGGCAAATACCCATTGACCGAGGAACTCTACGGAACAACCAATGCCAATATGTCCATTGCTAACGGACGGGGGGAAATCCAATTGGATTTGGCTCCACTTCAATCCTACATTTTTAAGGTGGGAAATTGA
- a CDS encoding LacI family DNA-binding transcriptional regulator — translation MKAKITLKDIARELEVSISTVSKALKNSEEISRDTKEKVQAFAKLYNYKPNNIAISLKNKRTKNIGVVIPDIVHHFFTTVIRGIEKYANARGYNVIVCLSEESFDKEVINMEMLANGSIDGFIMSLSSETQQKGDYNHLKEVTEQGIPVVLFDRITHEIECDKVIIDDELGAYQATKKFIDQGKKKIALITTDDYLSVSKARTMGYWKALQESKLEADESMILKMPSMEMDEEAIKHFLSTKEPDAVLCVNEIFAVCGMRFVQKKGLRIPEDIAFIGFTDGVLSKYANPSLTVVAQHGEKMGEESARLLIDKVESEAEEESYQTKILEPTLVIRDSIAH, via the coding sequence TTGAAAGCCAAGATTACCTTAAAAGATATTGCAAGAGAGCTCGAAGTTTCCATATCTACAGTTTCCAAAGCACTAAAAAACAGCGAGGAAATCAGTAGGGACACCAAAGAGAAAGTACAGGCCTTTGCGAAACTCTACAATTATAAGCCCAACAACATTGCCATTAGCCTTAAAAATAAACGGACCAAGAACATCGGGGTGGTCATTCCGGATATTGTACACCACTTTTTTACAACGGTTATTCGAGGAATCGAGAAGTACGCAAATGCAAGGGGGTACAATGTAATCGTATGTCTTTCCGAAGAATCCTTTGACAAGGAGGTCATCAATATGGAAATGCTGGCCAATGGCAGTATCGACGGTTTTATAATGTCCCTTTCTTCCGAGACCCAACAAAAAGGAGATTACAATCACTTAAAGGAAGTCACGGAACAAGGTATTCCCGTGGTGCTTTTTGATAGGATCACCCACGAAATCGAATGTGATAAAGTAATCATCGACGATGAACTAGGGGCATACCAAGCAACCAAAAAATTTATCGATCAAGGAAAAAAGAAAATAGCCTTGATCACCACGGACGACTATTTGAGCGTAAGCAAAGCGCGCACCATGGGGTATTGGAAAGCGCTCCAAGAAAGTAAATTGGAGGCCGATGAATCCATGATATTGAAGATGCCCTCCATGGAGATGGACGAAGAAGCCATAAAACATTTTTTAAGTACCAAAGAACCCGATGCCGTTTTGTGCGTCAACGAAATCTTTGCAGTATGCGGAATGCGATTTGTGCAGAAAAAAGGGTTGAGGATACCCGAGGATATCGCATTTATCGGCTTTACCGACGGAGTGTTGTCCAAATACGCTAACCCCAGCCTTACCGTTGTGGCCCAGCATGGGGAGAAAATGGGAGAAGAATCCGCGAGATTGCTCATAGATAAGGTGGAGAGCGAAGCCGAGGAGGAATCATATCAGACCAAAATACTGGAGCCGACCTTGGTGATCAGGGATTCCATAGCACATTGA
- a CDS encoding SusC/RagA family TonB-linked outer membrane protein, giving the protein MKITLLRSFLMLGAFLCFGLVKAQTVSGTVSDANGPLPGASVLVKGTTNGTQTDFDGNYTLNGVEDTATLVFSYIGYKTQEIAVNGQSNINVTLSEDAQALDEVVIIGYGQTTVKDATGAVSAVTSEDFNQGVISSPEQLIQGKTSGVQITQSSGEPGAGIALRIRGTASVRSNNSPLFVIDGVPVTNESVSASGADVGVGSSGARNPLNFLNPNDIESMSILKDASATAIYGSRGANGVVVITTKSGKGGGRQGQWAFSTTLNVSKVADTYDLLNSDEFVERGGSDLGGSTDWQSYIFRTTASTDNNLSYSQNYGQGNVRATFGYSKQFGVIENTDLERITGRVNAAHRFFDDKFKVNLQTTVSRINDQAPFISRTSGSTGDLLASAYYANPTLPANPDISAAPDRNPANLLAYYDDNTHTDRFLGNLSLEYDITDEFSAKLNLGYDTSSSTRGQVSGPQILALNNGAENNGRAAVSNLDTENRLLEFTVNYNKEFENSNLDALIGFSFQDFNRKGQNLLGQGYISQDLNTIIATTNDAYASTKNLASNYQAYGIGTFQNNPDAGNQFRILGLTPNVNETTLSLPSIPIDAFTVDTFDNTDELQSFFGRINYTLYNKYLFTATVRADGSSRFGGNNQYGYFPSAAFAWKLNEEDFTGDTFSTLKMRLSWGITGNQDGLGYGSFVNRTRWNQLGIGANSQITPPATSEIAFANPDLKWEETAQYAFGIDFGFNNDRFTGNIDLYRKETSDILLNLPAVQPATSPFVFQNVDGVIINQGIELGLDYDIVRSEDFTWNANFNISYNQNELTDYDGPDIQAGNLYGQGLTGTTSQILTDGKPLFTYNLRLVDEDFNVDTDPTILDKSGLPKIISGFSTSASYKNWDASLFFSGQFGHYVYNNTANALFAAPQIGSRNNLKSVVDNGVTLSATNPSTYFLEKGDFVRLQSASISYNVPLSGDGTFNSMRLSLNGQNLFLITDYSGLDPEVSTTDVPANGLPSASIDYLQYPRPRTFSLGINVTF; this is encoded by the coding sequence ATGAAGATTACGCTACTTAGGAGCTTTTTGATGCTCGGGGCATTTCTGTGCTTTGGGTTGGTGAAAGCTCAAACAGTATCAGGTACCGTTTCGGATGCAAACGGACCTTTGCCAGGGGCAAGCGTATTGGTAAAAGGTACTACCAACGGTACGCAGACCGATTTTGACGGTAACTATACACTTAATGGTGTAGAGGACACCGCTACCTTGGTTTTCAGTTATATTGGGTACAAGACCCAAGAAATCGCTGTCAATGGCCAATCCAACATTAATGTTACATTATCCGAGGATGCACAGGCTTTGGACGAAGTTGTGATTATTGGTTACGGTCAAACTACCGTAAAAGATGCAACAGGCGCCGTTTCGGCCGTTACTTCGGAGGATTTCAACCAAGGTGTAATTTCCTCTCCTGAACAATTGATTCAAGGTAAAACCTCTGGGGTTCAGATTACGCAATCCAGTGGTGAACCAGGAGCAGGTATCGCTCTGAGAATTCGTGGTACTGCTTCCGTCAGATCAAACAACAGCCCATTGTTTGTAATTGATGGAGTTCCAGTAACCAATGAAAGTGTATCTGCAAGTGGTGCAGACGTTGGGGTAGGGAGCAGTGGTGCTAGAAACCCGTTAAACTTCTTAAACCCAAATGATATCGAAAGCATGAGTATCTTGAAAGATGCTTCTGCCACGGCCATATATGGTTCTAGAGGTGCCAATGGTGTAGTCGTTATTACCACAAAATCTGGAAAAGGTGGCGGAAGACAGGGCCAATGGGCATTTTCAACTACCCTGAACGTTTCAAAAGTTGCCGACACTTATGATCTGTTAAATTCTGATGAATTTGTAGAAAGAGGAGGATCCGATTTAGGGGGGTCCACTGATTGGCAAAGCTATATCTTTAGAACTACTGCTTCTACGGACAACAACTTATCCTATTCGCAAAATTACGGCCAAGGTAACGTAAGAGCCACCTTTGGATACTCCAAACAATTTGGAGTTATCGAAAACACAGATTTGGAAAGAATTACAGGTAGGGTAAACGCAGCTCATAGATTCTTTGATGACAAGTTTAAAGTTAATCTTCAAACAACCGTTTCTAGAATTAACGATCAAGCTCCGTTCATTAGTAGAACATCTGGAAGTACTGGTGATTTATTAGCGTCTGCTTATTACGCCAACCCAACCTTGCCAGCTAATCCTGACATTAGTGCCGCACCAGATAGAAACCCTGCCAACCTTTTGGCTTACTATGACGATAATACCCACACAGATAGATTTCTAGGAAATTTGTCGCTTGAATACGACATAACAGATGAATTTTCAGCAAAATTAAATTTGGGGTATGATACGTCCAGTTCCACAAGAGGACAGGTTTCTGGCCCTCAAATTCTTGCTTTGAACAATGGTGCCGAAAACAATGGCCGTGCAGCAGTAAGCAATTTGGATACAGAAAACAGGTTATTGGAATTTACCGTGAATTATAATAAAGAATTTGAAAATTCCAATCTTGATGCTCTTATCGGCTTCTCTTTTCAAGATTTTAACAGAAAAGGTCAAAATTTACTGGGACAAGGCTATATAAGTCAAGATTTGAATACAATAATTGCTACAACAAATGATGCTTATGCATCAACAAAAAATCTTGCGAGCAATTATCAGGCTTATGGAATCGGTACATTTCAGAATAATCCAGATGCCGGAAATCAATTCAGAATCCTTGGTTTGACCCCTAATGTAAATGAAACGACTTTAAGTTTACCTAGCATCCCAATTGATGCTTTTACAGTAGATACTTTTGATAACACAGATGAACTACAGTCTTTCTTTGGCAGGATAAACTATACTTTGTACAACAAATATTTGTTCACTGCAACGGTTAGAGCAGACGGCTCGTCCAGGTTTGGTGGAAATAATCAATATGGTTACTTCCCTTCTGCTGCATTTGCATGGAAGTTAAATGAAGAAGATTTCACTGGTGACACCTTCTCTACATTAAAGATGAGGTTAAGCTGGGGTATCACTGGTAACCAAGATGGTCTTGGTTATGGTAGTTTTGTAAACAGAACCAGATGGAATCAATTAGGTATTGGAGCCAACTCTCAGATTACTCCACCAGCAACGTCAGAGATTGCATTTGCAAATCCAGATCTTAAATGGGAGGAAACAGCCCAATATGCTTTCGGTATTGACTTTGGTTTTAATAACGATCGGTTTACTGGAAACATAGATTTGTATAGAAAGGAAACAAGTGACATTCTATTGAATTTGCCAGCGGTTCAGCCTGCAACCTCTCCATTTGTTTTTCAAAATGTTGATGGTGTAATCATCAACCAAGGTATTGAATTGGGATTGGACTATGACATTGTAAGGTCTGAGGATTTTACTTGGAATGCCAATTTTAATATTTCCTACAACCAAAACGAGTTGACAGATTATGATGGGCCGGATATCCAAGCAGGTAATCTTTATGGACAAGGTCTCACAGGTACCACATCACAGATTTTAACTGATGGTAAACCACTTTTTACTTACAACCTTCGTTTAGTAGATGAAGACTTTAACGTAGATACTGATCCAACTATTTTGGACAAGTCAGGGCTTCCAAAAATCATATCAGGATTTTCAACCTCTGCCTCATACAAAAACTGGGATGCTTCCTTGTTCTTCTCCGGACAGTTTGGACACTACGTATATAACAATACTGCCAATGCCTTGTTTGCCGCCCCACAGATTGGGAGTAGAAATAACTTAAAAAGTGTAGTTGATAACGGCGTTACATTATCCGCAACAAACCCAAGCACTTATTTCTTGGAAAAAGGAGATTTTGTAAGGCTTCAGTCAGCTTCAATTTCATATAACGTTCCATTAAGTGGCGATGGTACTTTTAATAGCATGCGTCTTAGCCTAAACGGTCAAAACCTATTCTTGATTACCGATTACAGCGGTCTAGATCCAGAAGTTAGTACTACAGACGTTCCTGCTAATGGATTGCCTTCGGCCTCTATTGATTATCTTCAATACCCAAGACCAAGGACTTTTAGTCTCGGGATTAATGTTACATTTTAA